One Tunturibacter gelidoferens genomic region harbors:
- a CDS encoding hydrolase: MSDLVLDPKTTALVLIDLEYGIAAMDLAPYSSADVVSRCAGLAKTFRKKGAAVIFVKVLIPEMLQLPVDTPLMRGTPPPNATEFVPEAGVQAEDLIVKKRSWGAFYGTDLELHLRRRGIKTIVIGGIATNFGVESTARAAFDQGYEVVFAEDAMSSVSAEAHEFPIKNVFPMMGRVRSVTQIVKALG, encoded by the coding sequence GTGAGCGATCTTGTTCTTGATCCGAAGACGACGGCGCTGGTGCTGATCGATCTGGAGTATGGCATTGCGGCAATGGATCTGGCGCCGTATAGCTCGGCTGATGTGGTGAGCCGGTGCGCTGGGCTGGCGAAGACGTTTCGGAAGAAGGGCGCGGCGGTAATTTTCGTGAAGGTGCTGATTCCGGAGATGCTGCAGCTGCCGGTGGATACGCCGTTGATGCGAGGCACGCCGCCGCCCAATGCCACTGAGTTTGTTCCGGAGGCCGGGGTGCAGGCGGAGGATCTGATTGTGAAGAAGCGGTCGTGGGGCGCGTTTTATGGGACCGATCTCGAACTGCATTTGAGGCGGCGTGGGATCAAGACGATCGTGATTGGCGGGATCGCTACTAATTTTGGCGTGGAGTCTACCGCGCGGGCTGCGTTCGATCAGGGGTATGAGGTGGTGTTCGCCGAGGATGCGATGTCGAGCGTGAGCGCGGAGGCGCATGAGTTCCCGATAAAGAATGTGTTTCCGATGATGGGGCGGGTTCGGAGTGTGACGCAGATTGTGAAGGCGCTCGGGTAG
- a CDS encoding DMT family transporter, translated as MAVLEKRRALGFAACALASSLWGCGFFFGKIALAEMGFAHMVLYRFLFAMAVLLPLLVTHRPGLNRREWGLLLMASFLGVPLQFLIQFYALSITTVSHASLMVGTMPVILAVGAAAYAHERMDWVGWVALAGSTSGAALIALGGGLHAKGGATLAGDALVVVSLLIALFWILFNKRLMGRHSHVVVTAYGLLLGTLMLMVWVPVRYGMPPVAGVSVKAWLALAGSGVLCTATTTLLWNWGMTQVPASQAGVLLNMEPLIGSLLGVLVLGERLGPSAWVGGGLILASAVTLTTRSKTRVREDMALAG; from the coding sequence ATGGCGGTTTTGGAGAAGAGACGGGCACTGGGGTTTGCCGCGTGTGCGCTGGCTAGTTCGCTGTGGGGGTGCGGGTTTTTCTTTGGCAAGATTGCGCTGGCGGAGATGGGCTTTGCGCATATGGTGCTGTACCGGTTTCTGTTTGCGATGGCGGTGTTGCTTCCGCTGCTGGTGACGCATCGTCCGGGGTTGAACCGGAGGGAGTGGGGGTTGCTTCTAATGGCTTCGTTTCTTGGGGTACCGCTGCAGTTTCTTATTCAGTTCTATGCGCTGTCGATTACGACGGTGAGCCATGCTTCGCTGATGGTTGGGACGATGCCGGTGATTCTGGCGGTGGGGGCGGCGGCATATGCGCATGAGCGGATGGATTGGGTAGGGTGGGTGGCGCTTGCAGGGTCGACCAGTGGGGCTGCGCTGATAGCTCTGGGTGGCGGATTGCACGCAAAGGGTGGCGCGACGCTGGCGGGGGATGCGCTGGTGGTGGTGTCGTTGCTGATCGCGTTGTTCTGGATTCTTTTCAATAAGCGGTTGATGGGGCGGCACTCGCATGTTGTGGTGACGGCGTATGGGTTGCTGCTTGGGACCTTGATGCTGATGGTGTGGGTGCCGGTGCGGTATGGGATGCCGCCGGTGGCGGGGGTTTCGGTGAAGGCGTGGCTGGCGCTGGCGGGGAGCGGGGTGCTTTGTACGGCTACGACTACGCTGCTTTGGAACTGGGGGATGACGCAGGTTCCAGCCTCGCAGGCGGGTGTGCTGCTGAATATGGAGCCGCTGATTGGGAGTCTGCTGGGGGTGCTTGTGCTGGGAGAGCGGCTGGGGCCGAGCGCGTGGGTTGGAGGTGGGTTGATTCTTGCTTCGGCGGTTACGTTGACGACGCGGTCGAAGACCAGGGTGCGCGAGGATATGGCTCTGGCTGGTTGA
- a CDS encoding zinc-dependent alcohol dehydrogenase family protein: MRAYVVERPEAAFSQVELPRPVPSAGKVLVRVHASGVNPLDTKIRAGKAAHAKQPLPAVLGLDMAGVVEEVGSGVTAFRPGDEVYGMVGGVGGLQGALAEFVVANADLIARKPKSLSMREAAALPLITITAWEGMVDRAKVHGGQKVLVHAGAGGVGHVAVQLAKAFGAEVFATVSAEKRRVVEEFGATAIDYRAVSAEQYVVQYADGEGFDIVYDTVGGATIDASFVAVKRYSGHVVSCLGWSTHSLAPLSFRGATYSGVFTLMPLLTGVGQAHHGEILREAAALVDDGKLRPMMNERPFAGTDLDAAHALVESGALGKVVVDL; encoded by the coding sequence ATGCGCGCTTATGTCGTTGAACGTCCTGAAGCAGCTTTTTCGCAGGTGGAGCTTCCCCGCCCTGTCCCTTCGGCGGGGAAGGTACTGGTGCGCGTGCACGCGAGTGGCGTGAATCCGCTGGACACCAAAATCCGGGCCGGGAAGGCGGCGCATGCAAAGCAGCCGTTGCCTGCAGTGCTGGGTCTGGATATGGCCGGGGTGGTGGAGGAGGTTGGTTCGGGGGTGACGGCGTTTCGACCGGGTGATGAGGTTTATGGCATGGTGGGCGGCGTGGGTGGGCTGCAGGGGGCACTGGCGGAGTTCGTGGTGGCGAATGCCGACCTGATTGCAAGGAAGCCGAAGTCGCTTTCGATGCGCGAGGCCGCGGCTCTGCCGTTGATCACGATTACGGCGTGGGAGGGCATGGTTGATCGCGCGAAGGTGCATGGGGGACAGAAGGTGCTGGTGCATGCGGGTGCGGGTGGAGTGGGGCATGTTGCGGTGCAGCTTGCGAAGGCGTTTGGCGCGGAGGTGTTCGCTACGGTTTCGGCGGAGAAGCGACGAGTCGTGGAAGAGTTTGGTGCAACGGCTATCGACTACCGCGCGGTTTCGGCGGAGCAATATGTCGTGCAGTATGCCGATGGTGAGGGCTTCGATATTGTGTATGACACGGTGGGCGGTGCGACGATTGACGCATCGTTTGTTGCAGTGAAGAGGTATAGCGGCCATGTGGTGAGTTGCCTGGGATGGAGCACGCACTCCCTGGCTCCGCTTTCGTTTCGCGGAGCGACGTACTCGGGTGTGTTTACGCTGATGCCTCTGCTAACGGGAGTGGGGCAGGCGCATCATGGGGAGATTCTTCGCGAGGCGGCGGCGCTGGTTGATGACGGTAAGCTGAGGCCGATGATGAACGAACGACCCTTTGCCGGAACAGATCTTGATGCTGCCCATGCATTGGTGGAGTCCGGTGCTCTGGGTAAAGTGGTGGTCGATCTCTAA
- a CDS encoding MATE family efflux transporter has protein sequence MSIRQQIPPVLTLALPLILAELGWMSMGIVDTIMVGHMANPALAISAAALGQVLYNTIAFGIAGILLGLDTYLSQSHGAGRFEEANRWLLHGLILAAGLALTLILIILCAPALMLRLPIDHAVLTGSVAFLGALNYGTPALFLYFTLRRYLQAFNHVRPIAVALVTANLINVCGNWLLIYGHAFGPFHIPALGVTGAGLATSFSRCYLALFMVIALWRIERRHQYGLRSMARHFEPRRLRRLALLGAPAGGQIFVEISIFGMVTFLIGVMGRLPLAGHEIALNCASFTFMVPFAISAAAAVRVGQAIGRKAPADAASAGWAAILLGAGVMACFSAVLLLFPHAIAASFTADRDVIAATIPLLFVAAIFQFFDGLQITATGSLRGAGNTHAGLVVQIVGYWIIGLPIGYLFGFRLHYGAVGLWLGLCAGLIVAGTTLTLIWRHTTKKLKSSTVTQEPLTTIH, from the coding sequence ATGTCCATTCGCCAGCAAATCCCGCCCGTGCTCACGCTCGCCCTCCCGCTCATCCTCGCCGAACTCGGCTGGATGTCCATGGGCATCGTCGACACCATCATGGTCGGACACATGGCCAACCCCGCGCTCGCCATCTCCGCCGCCGCCCTCGGCCAGGTCCTCTACAACACCATCGCATTCGGCATTGCCGGAATTCTCCTCGGCCTCGACACCTACCTCTCCCAGTCCCACGGTGCAGGTCGCTTTGAAGAAGCCAACCGCTGGCTCCTCCACGGCCTCATCCTCGCCGCTGGCCTGGCCCTCACGCTCATCCTCATAATCCTCTGCGCCCCGGCGCTCATGCTCCGCCTCCCCATCGACCACGCCGTCCTCACCGGCTCGGTCGCCTTCCTCGGCGCTCTCAACTACGGCACCCCGGCACTCTTCCTCTACTTCACCCTCCGCCGCTACCTTCAGGCCTTCAACCACGTACGCCCCATCGCGGTCGCTCTGGTCACAGCAAACCTCATCAACGTCTGCGGCAACTGGCTACTCATCTACGGCCATGCCTTCGGCCCCTTCCATATCCCCGCCCTCGGCGTCACGGGCGCAGGCCTCGCCACCTCTTTCTCTCGCTGCTACCTCGCCCTGTTCATGGTGATCGCGCTCTGGCGAATCGAGCGCCGCCACCAATACGGCCTCCGCAGCATGGCCCGCCACTTCGAACCCCGCCGCCTCCGACGCCTCGCCCTCCTCGGAGCCCCCGCCGGCGGGCAGATCTTCGTCGAAATCTCGATCTTCGGCATGGTCACCTTCCTCATCGGAGTCATGGGACGCCTCCCGCTCGCAGGCCACGAGATAGCACTCAACTGTGCCAGCTTCACCTTCATGGTTCCTTTTGCTATCTCCGCAGCCGCGGCGGTGCGGGTCGGTCAGGCCATCGGACGCAAAGCCCCCGCCGACGCCGCCTCAGCAGGATGGGCCGCAATCCTCCTCGGTGCCGGCGTGATGGCCTGCTTCTCGGCCGTCCTCCTGCTCTTCCCCCACGCCATCGCCGCCAGCTTCACGGCCGACCGCGACGTCATCGCGGCGACCATCCCTCTGCTCTTCGTAGCGGCCATCTTCCAGTTCTTCGACGGCCTCCAGATCACTGCCACCGGCTCCCTCCGCGGCGCCGGCAACACCCACGCCGGCCTCGTCGTCCAGATCGTCGGCTACTGGATCATCGGCCTCCCCATCGGCTACCTCTTCGGCTTCCGCCTCCACTACGGAGCCGTCGGTCTCTGGCTTGGCCTGTGCGCCGGCCTCATCGTAGCCGGCACCACCCTCACCCTCATCTGGCGCCACACCACCAAAAAATTGAAGTCGTCGACCGTGACCCAGGAGCCACTAACAACCATCCACTAG
- a CDS encoding STAS domain-containing protein, translating to MLDQPLTHSFTPGKSEGTTILKLAGPLTLSTIFGFQNEFRGQTPQVMIVDLSESPYMDSAGLGLLMNYYVSAESHGRKLLLAGANERIESLLEMTKVHKVLKTFPTVDAAEASL from the coding sequence ATGCTTGATCAACCTTTGACTCATAGTTTTACGCCCGGAAAGAGCGAGGGCACGACGATCCTGAAGCTCGCTGGACCGCTGACCCTGTCTACGATCTTCGGATTTCAGAATGAGTTTCGCGGACAGACGCCGCAGGTGATGATTGTGGATCTGAGCGAGAGTCCGTATATGGATTCGGCCGGGCTGGGGCTACTGATGAACTACTACGTGTCGGCGGAGAGTCATGGGCGGAAGTTGCTGCTGGCGGGGGCGAATGAGCGGATTGAGTCGCTGCTGGAGATGACGAAGGTGCACAAAGTCTTGAAGACCTTCCCGACGGTGGATGCGGCGGAGGCAAGTCTCTAG
- a CDS encoding M13 family metallopeptidase has product MAQQTKVVSDNSKPTETYLPIPGFDTTSLDTSVDPCNDFYKFACGKFAANHPIPSDQPNVDQFYALYNVNTQSLNGILNKAAAGGAGRSPDEQKIGDYYKACMDTDAIEAKGLSPVEPLLHEIDAVKSKSDLPPLMGKLQRIGVNVFFGYGEQQDYKDATKQIAIAQQGGLGLPEKDYYLRTGAKDVELRGQYVAHVAKMLELAGSSPEKAKKDAQSIMTFETALAKASMGVTEMRDPEKVYHLQPIATFEASMPGFKFGEFEDEMHSPHVTEINNSTPDFFPVLEKEIQATDLETLKAYMRYQVLTTSAGRLPKRFDAENFDFYGRILNGQPEQAARWKRCSNSVNGALGEALGKVYVEQYFAGDSKAKMVEMVGDIEAAMGRDIDQLDWMSAATKVKAKEKLHEVANKIGYPDKFRDYSKLEIKPDDALGNARRADAFENDRQLNKIGKPVDHSEWGMTPPEVNAYYNQSMNDINFPAGILQPSFYDPKQDDAVNYGHIGAVIGHELTHGFDDEGKKFDGKGNLSDWWTPEDTKNFVARTDCLADEYGGFIAVDDVKVNGRLTLGENTADNGGLLLAYMAYLDRAKKEGVDLAARKDGYTAPQRFYIGYAQNWCENSRPEQVRTQVLTDPHSPDHFRANGAIVNQQGFAAAFGCKKGSPMVPVKSCRVW; this is encoded by the coding sequence TTGGCACAGCAGACCAAGGTGGTAAGCGACAATAGCAAGCCGACCGAGACTTATCTACCGATTCCGGGATTCGATACTACCTCCCTAGATACTTCGGTCGATCCCTGTAACGACTTTTACAAGTTTGCCTGCGGGAAGTTCGCGGCGAACCATCCGATCCCCTCAGATCAACCGAACGTTGACCAGTTCTACGCGCTTTATAACGTGAACACTCAATCGTTGAATGGGATTTTGAATAAGGCGGCTGCCGGTGGCGCGGGACGTTCGCCTGATGAGCAGAAGATTGGCGACTACTACAAGGCTTGCATGGACACGGACGCGATTGAAGCCAAGGGGCTGTCTCCAGTTGAACCGCTTTTGCACGAAATCGACGCGGTGAAGAGCAAGTCTGACCTACCGCCACTGATGGGGAAGCTGCAGCGGATCGGCGTGAACGTGTTCTTCGGGTATGGGGAACAGCAGGACTACAAGGACGCGACGAAGCAGATTGCGATTGCGCAGCAGGGTGGGCTTGGGTTGCCAGAAAAAGATTATTACCTTCGCACCGGAGCAAAGGACGTCGAGTTGCGAGGGCAGTATGTTGCTCACGTGGCAAAGATGCTGGAGCTCGCGGGGAGCTCTCCCGAGAAGGCAAAGAAGGATGCGCAATCAATCATGACGTTCGAGACCGCACTGGCCAAGGCGTCGATGGGCGTGACCGAGATGCGCGACCCGGAGAAGGTTTACCATTTGCAGCCGATTGCGACGTTCGAGGCGAGTATGCCGGGGTTCAAATTCGGAGAGTTCGAGGATGAAATGCACTCTCCCCATGTGACAGAGATTAACAATTCGACACCCGATTTCTTTCCTGTTCTCGAGAAGGAGATCCAGGCGACCGACTTGGAGACACTGAAGGCTTATATGCGGTATCAGGTGTTGACAACATCGGCGGGCAGGCTGCCGAAGAGGTTCGATGCAGAGAACTTCGACTTCTACGGACGCATCCTGAATGGCCAGCCGGAGCAGGCAGCACGATGGAAGCGCTGCTCGAACTCCGTGAATGGCGCGCTGGGCGAGGCGTTGGGCAAGGTCTATGTGGAGCAGTACTTTGCCGGAGACAGCAAGGCGAAGATGGTGGAGATGGTCGGCGACATTGAGGCTGCGATGGGACGGGACATCGACCAACTGGACTGGATGTCTGCGGCGACAAAAGTGAAGGCGAAAGAGAAGCTGCACGAGGTTGCGAACAAAATCGGTTATCCGGATAAGTTCCGCGACTACTCGAAGCTCGAGATCAAACCGGATGACGCGCTGGGCAATGCGCGACGTGCGGATGCATTTGAGAATGACCGCCAGTTGAATAAGATCGGCAAGCCGGTGGACCACAGCGAGTGGGGCATGACTCCTCCGGAGGTGAATGCCTACTACAACCAGAGCATGAACGACATCAACTTCCCTGCTGGCATTCTGCAGCCCTCGTTCTACGATCCGAAACAGGATGACGCGGTGAACTACGGGCATATCGGCGCGGTGATTGGACATGAACTGACCCACGGGTTCGACGATGAAGGGAAGAAGTTCGACGGCAAGGGGAACCTGAGCGACTGGTGGACGCCGGAGGATACGAAGAACTTCGTGGCTCGGACGGACTGTCTGGCGGACGAGTATGGTGGCTTTATCGCCGTCGACGACGTGAAGGTGAACGGCAGGTTGACGCTGGGCGAGAACACTGCGGACAATGGCGGGTTGCTGCTGGCTTATATGGCTTACCTCGATCGCGCGAAGAAGGAAGGCGTGGATCTGGCGGCCAGGAAGGACGGCTACACGGCGCCGCAGCGGTTCTACATCGGCTATGCGCAGAACTGGTGCGAGAACTCAAGGCCGGAGCAGGTGCGGACGCAGGTGTTGACGGATCCTCACTCGCCGGATCACTTCCGCGCGAATGGAGCGATTGTGAATCAGCAAGGATTTGCGGCGGCTTTCGGCTGCAAGAAGGGGTCGCCGATGGTGCCGGTAAAGAGCTGCCGCGTCTGGTAG